The bacterium genome contains the following window.
ACCATTGCTGAAGCGTCGCCCGCTGGCTCTTGCTGAGGTGAATCTCGGCTGCGACCCGCATCGTGCCCCTCTGGCCGTTCGCCGCGAGGGTAACGTGGATAGTCCAATAGTGCCCTTTATTTATGAATCATATCACTAGATGATCAGATTTCTACGGTTTCTCGTGATCGCCAACACTACGGAGAGTCCGAAACCGGATCGGTGCAGGTCAGCGTCCGGGCGCAAGGGGGGGGCAGCACCGGTTCTGCAGTTGGCAACGCCACGCTGGTCGATGCGGCGTCGGGCCGAACGAGCGGCAACCTCAGCCTCCGGCAAGCTGCGGTCGGGGGCTCCAGCTCCTCGGGCGCGGACGGCGGTTCGGCCACTTCATCGTTGATCGCAAGAAACGCCGGTGGTGGGTCGATCGACGCCATCGCCGATGCGTTTGGAGGCCCCGCTTCCGGCGGAGGGAGCGGAGGCTCTGCCACGGCCTCGGTCGACGCGCTTGGTGCGAACACGAGCGCTGTGCGCGGCGAGGCGAATGCGCTCGGCCGGAGCAACGACTCCCATGCAGCCGCCGTAGCTGAAGGCTTTGGGCCGACCACGGCCCTCGCGACGGCGACCTCGCAATTCCAAGGCATCGCAACGGCACAGGCGACCGCGACGACACGAAGCCTCCTCTCAGACCCGACATGGGGAGTCGCGTCGGGTCGCGCCGTAGGAATGGGCACCGGCGGACTCGCGACCGCGAGCGCATTCTCGCAGGAGATCAGGGCCATCGCGCAGGCCGAAGTCGTGGGCGAAGCGATCTCAGTCGCGTCCCTCGAAGGGACACCCGGCCCCCTGGTCCCAGGCGACGCGAATGTCGCGGTATCCGCAGTCGCGGCTCCGGCCCAGGCTACCTTGCCTGCAGCCGCTCCGTTCGTTGGACAAGGGGACGCCATCCTCGCCTGGGCCGCCCTGGCCTTCGCGGCTCCGGCGTCCGCTACCGCCGACGAGGTCATTCTGCTCGAGACCGAAATCGAGCTCGAGCGGCTTCCCGACCTGTCCGCCTTCCCGGATCTGGACCTGGTCGCGTTGAGCCCCACCGGGCAGCTGCTCGGGACGCAGCTCCAGTTGACCTTCGAGATCGGAGGGCAGGTAGTCCTCGATCTGAACACGACCGATGAGCAGGCATTGGATGGTCAGGTCTTTTCTTTCGACCGTTCCGCCCTACCCCCGTCCTCCGACTCGACCGCCCGTCTTCGAGCCACCCTGTTTGCTGAGGATCCGACCACTGCGTTCGGCCTGGAATTCCTGCTGATCGCGGGCGTGCCCGAGCCTCGAACCACGGTCTTGCTGATGACGATCCTCGTCGTCGCAGCCGTATTCCGGACCCGGACCAGGCGCTAGCCGCCCCGCCGATGCGGGCTTTTCTCTGAGTCGCACCGACCCCGGACTAGCAATTCGGCCAGAACCCCATCGTGAACCAGCGCAAACGATCGATCCCTTCGGCTACCAATGGTGGGGCGTACTGGACTCGAACCAGTGACCTCCGCGGTGTGAGCACGGCGCTCTAGCCAACTGAGCTAACGCCCCAGGAGGACCTAAGGCCCTGTGGGTCAAGGGGTTTTAGACGAGGGCCCCGGGCCGCGCAAGAGCGCTTCGGGTGCTGGGCGGATCGGACGTTTCCAGCCTCAGTCGCTCTCGGCCTTCGTCACGGCTGCCTTCACGAAGGCCGTGAAGAGCGGATGGGGCTCGAAGGGCGTGCTCTTGAACTCCGGATGGAACTGGCAGCCCACGAACCAGGGGTGATCGGTGATCTCTGCGACTTCCACAAGCCGCCCGTCCGGCGAGGTCCCGGAAAGCACCAGGCCGGCCTCCAGGAGGCGATCGCGATATTCCGGGTTGAACTCGAGCCGATGCCGGTGCCGCTCGGAGACCTCCAGGGTGCCGTAGGCTTCCGCGGTCTTCGTGCCCGCCTCGAGGGTGCAGGGATAGGCGCCGAGGCGCATGGTCGCGCCCTTGTCCTCCACATCGCGTTGGTCCGGCAGGAAGTCGATCACCGCGTGAGGCGTATCCGCGTCAACCTCCCGGGAGTTGGCGCCCGTCAGGCCCGCCACGTTCCGCGCGTATTCGATCACCGCCATCTGCATGCCGAAGCAGATGCCCAGGAAGGGTGTGCCGCTCTCGCGGGCGTAGCGCACGGCCGTGATCTTGCCTTCCACGCCCCGGGCACCAAAGCCGTGGGGCACGAGGATCGCGTCGACCCCGTGCAGCTCGTCGGCGCTCCCGATCTTTTCCGAATCGAAATACTCGATGCGCACCTTCGCCCGATTGGCGACCCCCGCGTGGTGGAGCGCCTCGTTCAGGCTCTTGTAGGCATCGGTCAGGTCCACGTATTTCCCGACCATCCCGATCCGCACTTCCCGCTCGGGATGACGGATGGCGTGGACGAGCTTCTCCCAGGCACTGAGATTGGGCGCTCCCGTCCAGATGCCGAGCACCCGGGTGATCTTCTCGTCCAGCCCTTCATCGGCGAAGACGAGTGGCACCTCGTAGATGTGCTCCACGTCCTTGGCGGTGACCACCGCGTCCTCATCCACATTGCAGAAGAGCGCGATCTTGGCCTTCACGGAACGGGGCAGGAAACGATCCGTGCGGCAGAGCAGAACGTCCGGCGCGATGCCGACAGCTTGAAGCTCCTTCACCGAATGCTGAAGCGGCTTGGTCTTCAGCTCACCCACCGAAGGAATGAACGGCACCAGGGCAAGGTGGACGTAACACACGTTCTCCCGGCCCACGTCATTGCGCGCCTGACGAACGGCCTCGAGGAACGGCAGCGATTCGATATCGCCCACGGTTCCGCCGACCTCGACGATCAGCAGGTCCGCACCTTCCCCGGCCAGGTGGATGCGCTTCTTGATCTCGTCGGTGATGTGCGGGATCACCTGCACCGTGCCGCCCAGGTAATCGCCCTTGCGCTCGTTGCTGATCACCGTGTTGTACACACGCCCGGCAGTCACGTTGTTGACCTGGCCCGTGCGCGTGCGGGTGAAGCGCTCGTAGTGCCCCAGGTCCAGATCCGTCTCGGCGCCGTCGTCCGTGACGAACACCTCGCCGTGCTGCACCGGATTCATCGTGCCCGGATCGACGTTCAGGTAGGGATCGAGCTTCAGGAAAGCGACCCGTAAGCCCCGGGCTTCCAGCAGGGCCCCGATGGCGGCGGCGGACAAACCCTTGCCGAGGCCCGAAAGGACCCCTCCGGTGACGAAGATGAACTTCTTGGGGCGCGTGGTCATGAGCTCTCCTGGAGTCTATCGGACGGCGGCGGCGCTTTCGCTGGCCCGCACGTCGTCGATACGAATCTGGTGGATGGGAACGAAGGGCTGTGGCAGGCCCTCCGGCGCGAAATAACCGATCTCGAGGGTCTCTTCCGGCGTTGTGGGCTCGCCCTGCCCCACCGGCGTGCCCTCGAAGCAGAGGTTCACGGATTGCACCCGGTTGCCGTCCGGGTAGGCAATCACCTGACGAGCCGGCTCGGAGTAGACGCCGATCAATCGGCCCACGTCGATGCGCACCCCGGTCTCTTCTTCGACCTCGCGGGCCGCGGCGGTGGCCACGTTCTCGCCGGCCTCCACATAGCCTCCCGGCAGGCCCCAGTGCCCGTTGTCGCTGCGGCGCATCAGCAGGAGCGGGCTGCCGGGACCGGCGCTCCACACCACAGCTGATACCGAGAGGCGGATCTCCGTCGGATCGGCGGCGAAGTACGACGTGGAAGCCGTCATGTGCCTGGCGATCCGGAACTTGCCGCGCACGGCGATGCCGTGGGGGAATGCGACGGGACCGAACGGATGTCTCTCACCCCGAAGGAGTTCGGAGGGTTGTAGCGCCCGGCTCGCGCCGCCGCAATTTCCGCGGGCTCGCGCCGCCGCAATTTCGTGGGGGCGAGACAGCGTTTCAGAGGCCTACGGCGAGAACGGTGCCTCGCCGAGCCCGGCCGTCTCCTCGAAGCCCGCCATCAGGTTCAGGCATTGCACGCCCTGCCCCGAGGCACCTTTCACCAGGTTGTCGATCGCGGCAAGCACGATCAGCGTGCCGTTGCGTTCGTCGGCCACGACATTGACGTCGCAGAAGTTGCTGCCGCGCACACTGCTGATCTGGGGCGCCTCGCCGGCGGGCAGCATCCGCACGAAGGGCTCGTCCTTCCAGGCCTCGGCCAGGATGGCGCGCGCGGCATCTTCTCCCACGGGCGCTTTCGTGCGCAGGTAGATCGTACTCAGCGTGCCCCGCACCGTGGGCAGCAGATGGGGCACGAAGCTCACCCGCACCTCGGTGCCGGCGGCCAGGCGGGCCTCCTGCTCGATCTCGGGCCCGTGGCGGTGGGCGCCGATGGCGTAGGCCTTCGCGTTGCCGTCCATCTCCGCCATCAGGAAGTGTTCGGCCAACTTGCGGCCGGCACCGGAAACCCCGGACTTGCTGTCGATGTGGATCCCCTCGGTCTGGACGATACCGGCCCGGAGGAAGGGCACCAGCGGGATCAGCACGGAGGTCGGATAGCAACCGGCCACCGCCACGAGGTCTGCGCTGCGGATCTCCTTCCGGTACAGCTCGGGCAGGCCGTAGACGCCTTGCCCGAACAGCTCCGGGGCGCCGTGGGGGCCGTACCAGGCCTCGTAGGTCGCCGAATCGGAGAGGCGGAAATCCGCCGAGAGGTCCACGACCCGCACCCCGGCCTTCCGCAGGCCGGCGGCAATAGGGGCGGCGGTGGCGTGGGGCAGGCAGAGAATGGCTGCATCCGCCCGGCTGGCGAGCGCCTGCGGGTCGGCATTCTCGAATTCCAGCTCGGTGACACCCCGGAGTGCCGGGTAGACCTCGCCCACGGGCTGACCCGCCCGCTGCTCACTGGTCGCCGCGACCGCCTCGCAATGCGGATGGCGGTGCAGGATGCGCAGGCTTTCGAGCCCGGTGTATCCGCTCGCTCCGACGACGGCAATCCGCATGGTCGATCTCCTATGGTCAGCCGAACCCGGCTGAAACGCAAAACGGGAGGCCCGAAGACCTCCCGTTCGCAAACGATTCTCTGGATGAGGCCTAGCGCTTCGAGAACTGGAAACGGGCACGCGCACCGCGCTGCCCGTACTTCTTCCGCTCGATCTTCCGCGCATCGCGGGTCAGGAAGCCCGCTTTCTTCAGCGCCGGGCGCTGAGACGGGTCGAGCTTCTCCAACGCGCGGGCAATGCTGTGGCGCAACGCGCCTGCCTGGCCGGAGACACCGCCGCCATTGATGCTGGCAACGATGTCGTACTGGCCGCCGAGGCCGGTGGTATCGAAGGGCTGATGGATCATCTTCACCAGGCTCTCGCGGGGGAAGTACTCCTCGAGGGGCCTGCCATTCACGACGATCGAACCCACGCCGAGCTTCACCCGGACGCGGGCCACAGAGGTCTTGCGACGGCCGGTCGCGGCGGTACTGGTCTGCACATCAGTCAAGGACGAGCTCCTCGGGCTTTTGAGCCGCGTGGGGATGATCGGGACCGGCGTAGACCTTGAGCTTCGCGAGCATCTTCCGGCCAAGTGCGTTCTTGGGAATCATGCCGCGGACGGCGTTGCG
Protein-coding sequences here:
- a CDS encoding N-acetyl-gamma-glutamyl-phosphate reductase, producing the protein MRIAVVGASGYTGLESLRILHRHPHCEAVAATSEQRAGQPVGEVYPALRGVTELEFENADPQALASRADAAILCLPHATAAPIAAGLRKAGVRVVDLSADFRLSDSATYEAWYGPHGAPELFGQGVYGLPELYRKEIRSADLVAVAGCYPTSVLIPLVPFLRAGIVQTEGIHIDSKSGVSGAGRKLAEHFLMAEMDGNAKAYAIGAHRHGPEIEQEARLAAGTEVRVSFVPHLLPTVRGTLSTIYLRTKAPVGEDAARAILAEAWKDEPFVRMLPAGEAPQISSVRGSNFCDVNVVADERNGTLIVLAAIDNLVKGASGQGVQCLNLMAGFEETAGLGEAPFSP
- a CDS encoding NUDIX domain-containing protein → MTASTSYFAADPTEIRLSVSAVVWSAGPGSPLLLMRRSDNGHWGLPGGYVEAGENVATAAAREVEEETGVRIDVGRLIGVYSEPARQVIAYPDGNRVQSVNLCFEGTPVGQGEPTTPEETLEIGYFAPEGLPQPFVPIHQIRIDDVRASESAAAVR
- the rpsI gene encoding 30S ribosomal protein S9; amino-acid sequence: MIPTRLKSPRSSSLTDVQTSTAATGRRKTSVARVRVKLGVGSIVVNGRPLEEYFPRESLVKMIHQPFDTTGLGGQYDIVASINGGGVSGQAGALRHSIARALEKLDPSQRPALKKAGFLTRDARKIERKKYGQRGARARFQFSKR
- a CDS encoding CTP synthase, whose translation is MTTRPKKFIFVTGGVLSGLGKGLSAAAIGALLEARGLRVAFLKLDPYLNVDPGTMNPVQHGEVFVTDDGAETDLDLGHYERFTRTRTGQVNNVTAGRVYNTVISNERKGDYLGGTVQVIPHITDEIKKRIHLAGEGADLLIVEVGGTVGDIESLPFLEAVRQARNDVGRENVCYVHLALVPFIPSVGELKTKPLQHSVKELQAVGIAPDVLLCRTDRFLPRSVKAKIALFCNVDEDAVVTAKDVEHIYEVPLVFADEGLDEKITRVLGIWTGAPNLSAWEKLVHAIRHPEREVRIGMVGKYVDLTDAYKSLNEALHHAGVANRAKVRIEYFDSEKIGSADELHGVDAILVPHGFGARGVEGKITAVRYARESGTPFLGICFGMQMAVIEYARNVAGLTGANSREVDADTPHAVIDFLPDQRDVEDKGATMRLGAYPCTLEAGTKTAEAYGTLEVSERHRHRLEFNPEYRDRLLEAGLVLSGTSPDGRLVEVAEITDHPWFVGCQFHPEFKSTPFEPHPLFTAFVKAAVTKAESD